One window of the Candidatus Poribacteria bacterium genome contains the following:
- a CDS encoding glutathione synthase: MKIGFLINDLETEQAGYTTTRLAMQAINMGHEAWIIAVGDLAYDPDEYIRATARMAPRGNYKSHETYFNDLQSRRAKVERITVDELDILLLRNNPADDAIAKPWAQNAGLIFGRVAMRHGVIVLNDPNGLAKALNKMYFQLFPEEVRPRTLITRSQSEIKAFAEEQDGTIVLKPLQGSGGQSVFLVRPDDLPNINQMIDAVARDGYVIAQEYLPAAAEGDTRLFVLNGQPLRYRGRYAAFRRVRMGGDMRSNIHAGGKLRQAEITDTALELVEMVRPKLVQDGMFLVGLDIVGDKLMEINVFSPGGLGSAQRFEKVNFNIAVIEALEKKVQYMKYYRRNFDNVEMAVL, translated from the coding sequence ATGAAAATCGGATTCCTCATCAATGATCTGGAAACTGAACAAGCAGGATACACAACGACTCGGCTGGCAATGCAGGCGATCAATATGGGACATGAGGCGTGGATAATAGCAGTAGGCGACCTCGCTTACGACCCAGATGAGTATATCCGCGCCACGGCGCGTATGGCACCACGCGGAAATTATAAATCTCACGAAACCTATTTTAATGACCTGCAAAGCAGAAGGGCGAAAGTCGAGCGTATTACCGTCGATGAATTAGATATTTTGCTCCTGCGGAACAATCCAGCGGATGATGCTATTGCCAAACCTTGGGCGCAAAACGCAGGACTCATTTTCGGAAGAGTTGCAATGCGGCATGGTGTTATTGTGCTTAATGATCCAAATGGGCTTGCCAAAGCACTCAATAAAATGTACTTCCAACTTTTCCCCGAAGAAGTGAGACCGAGAACCTTAATTACGAGAAGTCAAAGCGAGATCAAGGCATTTGCTGAAGAACAAGACGGGACAATCGTCCTGAAACCGCTCCAGGGATCCGGTGGACAAAGCGTTTTTCTTGTGAGACCTGATGACCTTCCAAATATCAATCAGATGATTGATGCAGTAGCCAGAGATGGATATGTCATTGCACAAGAATACCTACCCGCAGCAGCAGAAGGCGACACCCGCTTGTTCGTTCTCAATGGACAGCCGTTGCGTTATCGTGGTAGATATGCTGCTTTCCGTCGTGTTCGCATGGGTGGCGACATGAGAAGTAACATTCACGCGGGTGGGAAACTGCGGCAGGCGGAAATTACGGATACCGCCTTAGAACTCGTTGAAATGGTACGTCCTAAATTAGTTCAAGACGGCATGTTCTTGGTAGGTTTGGACATTGTAGGTGACAAACTTATGGAGATTAATGTGTTCAGCCCAGGCGGGTTGGGAAGCGCACAACGGTTTGAAAAAGTGAATTTCAACATCGCCGTTATCGAGGCACTTGAGAAAAAGGTGCAGTACATGAAATACTACCGGCGAAACTTTGACAACGTGGAAATGGCAGTCCTGTAA
- a CDS encoding N-formylglutamate amidohydrolase gives MTHQNTQTIWNIAKGHSPIVAAAIHDGHRVRKEVSEILALTDAERLREEDPFTALWTEVSETRIIGTHSRFEVDLNRPREKAVYIEPEDAWGLHVWKERPNTQLIDRSLAAYDAFYAEVHALLRDVEQQFGHFVVFDLHSYNHRRNGPSAPPADVAGNPEVNIGTGTGIDQKWIPLIHGFMENLRNFDFMGRHLDVRENIKFRGGQFSRWVHESFPNSGCSLAIEFKKFFMDEWTGEPDMEKTKTIQQALKSTLLGIRKELAKLSETDSA, from the coding sequence ATGACGCACCAAAACACACAAACTATATGGAACATAGCAAAGGGACACAGTCCAATCGTAGCAGCAGCGATTCATGATGGGCATCGGGTACGCAAGGAAGTGTCTGAAATCCTCGCGTTAACTGATGCAGAAAGGCTCAGAGAAGAGGATCCGTTTACGGCACTCTGGACTGAGGTATCCGAAACACGAATTATAGGGACACACTCTCGCTTTGAGGTGGATTTAAACCGCCCGCGTGAGAAAGCCGTCTATATTGAACCCGAAGATGCGTGGGGATTACACGTCTGGAAAGAACGTCCAAACACGCAACTGATTGACAGATCCTTAGCGGCTTATGATGCGTTCTATGCAGAAGTCCACGCCCTGTTGAGAGACGTAGAACAGCAGTTCGGACATTTTGTTGTTTTCGATCTACACTCATATAATCATCGTCGCAATGGACCCAGTGCCCCACCAGCAGATGTAGCAGGCAACCCAGAGGTTAATATTGGCACGGGAACCGGGATTGACCAGAAATGGATCCCTTTGATTCACGGTTTCATGGAAAACCTTCGGAATTTCGACTTTATGGGTAGACACCTCGATGTTAGGGAAAACATCAAATTTCGAGGTGGACAGTTCTCACGTTGGGTTCATGAATCTTTTCCAAACTCTGGTTGTTCGCTTGCTATTGAGTTCAAAAAATTCTTCATGGACGAATGGACAGGCGAACCGGACATGGAGAAGACCAAGACCATTCAACAAGCCTTAAAGTCCACACTTTTAGGTATACGAAAAGAACTGGCCAAATTGAGCGAAACCGATTCAGCTTAA
- a CDS encoding flavohemoglobin expression-modulating QEGLA motif protein encodes MEDQSKASNKVISDRFIRTVCSRLAENKQVRRTLPDHGRLHIDRQLPFLCVYRYPPRRKDAGTERLVIGQPSYLIASGDKQTRESLSKLIQNIVQTLSREFGAFLILEIWSSGKRGNDLDVDTFTTAPEFRITAQSNLSPFRTVETLAEALRLVRVRKQTTTVKIARHRKIAPLGLPALLPNPVLKESGCALIGLEVHPIYRSPETDEVFPIIRRLLAHEITGVLQKTFFQFSRTQTTHRPTHFHVLGRRAVVKAVWKIDTELAEISNAFDFLLQVTPINTESAYASFRRSHFERTPVFYYRPQPFDAAMLKRKLWNTRLESIEDPTLGYLFREKRYELDIQLTMLSHIDTPRFFHGSLQLFGGVEDELLELAEKIVEQVPSHSRERGSKIRLDATAFAKRVEEELQYYRQQLPEFSANAEIRDDIYTGLMVSKGNLLIGKKTRISDSRADALIQHEVGTHILTYFNGRAQPFQMLYTGLAGYEEMQEGLAVLSEYLVGGLSLPRLRLLAARVIAARCLIDGASFIETFQILKDTYSFTQRTAFTVTMRVYRSGGLIKDAVYLRGLVGLLDYLKKGGALEPLFVGKIAAEHIPIIQELQWRKVLKSAPLRPRYMEHPNIEEKFNALRKGLSVLDFIKKEKK; translated from the coding sequence ATGGAAGATCAATCAAAAGCAAGTAATAAAGTTATCAGTGATCGGTTCATCAGGACGGTTTGTTCTCGACTTGCCGAAAACAAGCAGGTACGTCGCACGCTTCCTGACCATGGACGGTTGCATATTGATCGGCAATTGCCATTTCTCTGTGTCTATCGATATCCACCAAGGCGCAAAGATGCTGGTACAGAACGTCTTGTTATAGGACAACCATCTTATCTGATTGCTTCAGGCGACAAGCAAACTCGGGAAAGTCTATCTAAACTCATTCAGAATATAGTCCAGACATTATCACGCGAGTTTGGAGCATTTCTTATTTTGGAGATTTGGAGCAGCGGAAAAAGGGGAAATGACCTTGATGTTGATACGTTTACAACGGCACCGGAATTCCGGATTACAGCACAATCAAATCTGAGTCCCTTTAGAACCGTTGAGACGCTCGCGGAGGCACTCCGCCTCGTTCGCGTCCGAAAACAGACGACTACCGTCAAAATTGCGAGGCACCGAAAAATAGCTCCGCTCGGTTTACCGGCACTTTTACCAAACCCAGTTCTCAAGGAAAGCGGATGTGCTCTAATTGGGCTTGAGGTCCATCCGATCTATCGTTCGCCTGAAACGGATGAAGTATTTCCGATAATTCGGAGGCTACTTGCACATGAAATCACTGGGGTGCTGCAGAAAACCTTTTTTCAATTCTCACGGACACAAACGACCCATCGTCCCACACATTTTCATGTTCTGGGGCGTCGGGCAGTCGTTAAAGCAGTTTGGAAAATAGACACAGAACTTGCCGAAATTAGTAACGCCTTTGATTTTCTGCTACAGGTTACACCCATCAACACAGAATCGGCGTATGCATCATTTAGACGTTCACATTTTGAACGCACACCCGTTTTTTACTATCGTCCACAACCCTTTGACGCTGCAATGCTCAAACGTAAGCTCTGGAACACTCGACTCGAAAGTATAGAAGACCCCACGCTTGGTTACCTCTTTCGGGAAAAGCGGTATGAACTTGACATACAACTCACGATGCTGAGTCATATCGATACACCGCGGTTTTTTCACGGGAGCTTGCAGCTTTTTGGCGGTGTAGAAGACGAGCTATTGGAACTTGCTGAGAAAATAGTAGAACAAGTGCCTTCGCACAGTCGCGAGAGGGGATCTAAGATTAGACTTGATGCCACGGCTTTTGCGAAACGCGTCGAAGAGGAACTTCAATACTATCGACAGCAATTACCCGAATTTTCTGCAAACGCTGAAATACGTGATGATATTTACACGGGACTTATGGTGTCCAAGGGAAACCTACTCATCGGAAAAAAAACAAGGATTTCAGATTCTCGCGCTGATGCGTTAATTCAGCATGAAGTCGGCACGCATATACTCACCTATTTCAATGGACGTGCGCAACCTTTCCAGATGCTCTATACTGGACTTGCAGGTTACGAAGAGATGCAGGAAGGCCTCGCGGTTCTTTCAGAGTACCTTGTCGGCGGGCTGAGTCTTCCGCGTCTACGACTCCTGGCGGCACGCGTAATTGCGGCACGCTGCCTCATAGATGGTGCTTCTTTTATCGAGACTTTTCAAATTCTCAAAGATACCTATTCATTCACACAACGCACAGCCTTTACTGTCACAATGAGAGTCTACCGCAGCGGCGGTTTAATTAAAGATGCGGTTTATCTCAGGGGTCTCGTAGGTCTGTTAGACTATCTAAAAAAAGGCGGAGCACTTGAGCCGCTCTTTGTGGGGAAAATCGCAGCTGAACACATTCCTATCATTCAAGAATTACAGTGGCGTAAGGTTTTAAAATCGGCACCCCTACGCCCAAGATATATGGAACATCCAAATATAGAAGAGAAATTCAACGCACTACGTAAAGGGCTATCCGTCCTTGACTTCATCAAAAAGGAGAAAAAATGA